One Terriglobia bacterium genomic region harbors:
- the rpmH gene encoding 50S ribosomal protein L34 yields the protein MKRTLQRSKRTRKRQHGFRARMKTKGGRATLARRRQRGRKRLLPKGVERHFARHTQA from the coding sequence ATGAAACGGACCCTGCAACGATCAAAACGCACCCGCAAACGGCAGCACGGCTTTCGTGCCCGGATGAAGACAAAAGGCGGCCGCGCCACGCTGGCCCGCCGGCGCCAACGGGGACGTAAACGTTTGCTCCCGAAGGGCGTCGAGCGTCACTTCGCCCGGCACACCCAGGCGTAA